CGAGAGCACGGCGCGCTGGATCGGCCCGTGGGAGGGCGAGGCGGGGCCCGGCAAGACGGTGCGCCTTCAGATGACGTTCGAGCAGGGGGCGCCGTGGTGTGACCTCTCGATCGACACGTGCGAGCCGCCGCGTCGCCTCGCGCTCTCGGCCAAGGACGAGCACGGCGGGTGGCGGTTCGAGCTGTCGCTCGCGGCGAAGGGCGAGATCACCGAGCTCACCTTCATCCAGCGCCTCGCCGATCCAGCGCTCGCCGGCGATGTCGGGCCGGGCTGGGAGTATTACCTCGACATGCTCGTCGCCTCCAGGCTCGGCGAGCCGCTGCCCAGCTTCGCCGACTACTATCCTGCGCAGCGCGACTACTACCTCGGCGACGCGCGCACGGAGGCGTAGCGCGCCGGCGCTCGGGCTCACCTCAGCTCGTAGACGTCGACCGTGTCCACCATCACATGGGGCACGAGGACGCGCCCGCGCTTCGTGTCGTAACCGATATCCGCGGGCGTCTTCTGCTCGGGAATCGCGACCTCGAAGGTCCCGCCGAGCTTCCCGCGAAGCACCGCCGAAGCATCGTGGCTGGTCACGAGGAGCGAGTCTCCGAGGGAGATCAGGCCATCGAGGCGGCCGCCGGGCGCCGTGGTGGTCACGTCCTGCTTGGCGCCCTTCTCGTCGAGGCGGAAGACCTCGGGAGCGCCGCTCGCGCAAACCACGAGCCCTTTGTCGGTCCACGCGAGGCCGTTCGGCATGTGCAGATCGGTGGTCTTCACCAGCGCCCTGGCCTTGCCCTTCTCGATGACGTACATGGCGTCGCTCGACGTCGCCTCGAGGTTGCCCGTCGCGCCGATCTTGAAGCCGGAGTCGGACACGTAGACCTTGCCGTCCGGAGCCGCCGCGATGTCGTTCAGCAACGTCGTACCGGGGATAACGATATCCCCCTTCGGCGCCCCGGTCTTGAGGTCGAACATCCGGACGGTCGTGAGATCGGCCACGTAGAGCACGCCCTTCGCGATCGCCGTGCCTGTCGGCGCGTCGAGCTTGACCTTGTCCTTGCCGCCCTCGATCCACTTCAGGTTCGTCACCTGACCGTCGGGCGAGAGGACGGAGATGAAGCCGTTGTTGTCCCTGTCGTCCGGATTGCCGTTGATGTTCGAAACGAGGTAGCGGTCGTTGTCCGCGTCGTAGAGCACGCTCTCCGGCTTGGCGAAGCCGGTGTACCTGGCGACAGGGCTCGGCACGGCGAGCTTGTGCGGCTCGGGCGCCGCCGTCGACGCCGCAGGGGCAGCCGGAGCCGCAGGCGGGGGCTCGACGCTATTTGTCGCGACGGGCGCGGCGGAAGCGGAGGCCGCCGGTGCCAGCGCGGGCGGCGGGGTCTCCCCCCCGCAGGAAACCATCGCGGCCGCAGCGGCGATGGAGGCGAAAATGCCACGGGATCGTGCCACGAGAAGACCTCCGGGCGGCGAATCTACCACAGCGCCGAGCGCTTGCGGCGCAGAGTCGATCCATGAGACTCTCCGTGGGGAAGTTCATAAAAGGCGACGATCTGGACAGACCTGGTCCGCCGGCTTCGGTTGACCCATCGGCTGATGGTTAGGCCTTATGAGTACCACGAGCGAAAAGGCACGGTTGTACGCGGTCGCTGCGCACGGGGACCAGCGGTACGGCGACCGACCGTACTCCTTTCATCTGGATGCAGTCGCGGCGCTGGCGGAGCCGTATGGAGAAGAGGCGGTGGTGGTCGCCTACCTGCACGATGTGGCGGAGGACACCGACGTTACGCTCGCGAGCATTGAAGCGGAGTTCGGATCGCAAGTGGCCACATGCGTGAGTTTGCTCACCGACGAGCCTGGTGCGAATCGCAAGGAGCGGAAAGCAAAAACCTACGCCAAGCTGGCGCAGGCCCGGGGCGAAATCGAGATCGCGCTCGTCGTGAAAGCGGCGGACCGCCTCGCGAACGTGCGCGCGTGCATCGCTGACCGCAAGGCGAGCCTGTGGCGGCTCTATCAGGGCGAACAGCAGGCGTTCAAGAAAGCCGCCTTCCGCAGCGGACAATGCGATCCGCTATGGTCGGAGCTTGACCGGCTGCTCGCGGATGGAGCCTTCGACGGCCAGGCCTGACCCCTCCCTCGAGCGGGCAGATCGCGGCAAGCCGGGCCCTGCCGCTCCTGTCGAACGTTAGCGAGATTCGAGAGCGCATTCTGCCTCGCGTCAGCCACCGCGATGAGCTCCGTGGCATCTATCTGGAGAGCGCGCTCCCCGGGCGCGGCTGTCCCCCTTCAGAACGAGGCATCGAGCTGGAGGCGACCGACGTGGCGGGCATCGGCGCCTTCCTTGCCGAAGATGTAGAAATAATCGCCCTGGAGCTTCAGCGCATAGCCGTTCAGGTACACATTGAGCCCGCCGCCGACCTGCTTGCCCTGCGCGTCGACGAGATCGACGAGCTTCGGATCGGTGCCGCGCTCCGCGAAGATCTGGTCCCAGCGCGCGGCGACCTCGACCCGGTCGGTCAGCAGGTAGCCCGCCTGGGCGAAGTAGCCGTAACCCGATCGGGTCCACTCCCGCACGGTCGCGCCGTCGACCTCGCCCTCGAAGGAGTCCTTCTTGGCGTGGCGCACGACGGCCTCGGCCGAGAGCGAGAAGCCGGCATATTTGAAGACGAGATCGGCCG
The DNA window shown above is from Sorangium aterium and carries:
- a CDS encoding SRPBCC family protein, coding for MSPRPTGRVRSTATGADLVITRSFRAPIEDVWQSVTASESTARWIGPWEGEAGPGKTVRLQMTFEQGAPWCDLSIDTCEPPRRLALSAKDEHGGWRFELSLAAKGEITELTFIQRLADPALAGDVGPGWEYYLDMLVASRLGEPLPSFADYYPAQRDYYLGDARTEA
- a CDS encoding SMP-30/gluconolactonase/LRE family protein, producing the protein MARSRGIFASIAAAAAMVSCGGETPPPALAPAASASAAPVATNSVEPPPAAPAAPAASTAAPEPHKLAVPSPVARYTGFAKPESVLYDADNDRYLVSNINGNPDDRDNNGFISVLSPDGQVTNLKWIEGGKDKVKLDAPTGTAIAKGVLYVADLTTVRMFDLKTGAPKGDIVIPGTTLLNDIAAAPDGKVYVSDSGFKIGATGNLEATSSDAMYVIEKGKARALVKTTDLHMPNGLAWTDKGLVVCASGAPEVFRLDEKGAKQDVTTTAPGGRLDGLISLGDSLLVTSHDASAVLRGKLGGTFEVAIPEQKTPADIGYDTKRGRVLVPHVMVDTVDVYELR
- a CDS encoding HD domain-containing protein — encoded protein: MSTTSEKARLYAVAAHGDQRYGDRPYSFHLDAVAALAEPYGEEAVVVAYLHDVAEDTDVTLASIEAEFGSQVATCVSLLTDEPGANRKERKAKTYAKLAQARGEIEIALVVKAADRLANVRACIADRKASLWRLYQGEQQAFKKAAFRSGQCDPLWSELDRLLADGAFDGQA